From Calothrix sp. PCC 6303, a single genomic window includes:
- a CDS encoding phosphate ABC transporter ATP-binding protein encodes MQKTVSAINVEKFNLYYNSKHLLSDVYLSIYENQITAIIGSPHSGKSAFLKSLNRLIELEANIKIEGTIEFFGQNIYGRRINLSRLRRQVSSIFQTPNIFPVSTYENVAYGIKLTGWYPKSELDHIVEFAIKRAGLWDDVRHRLYKSALDLPILLQQQLCIARALAVKPKVLLMDEPCGSLGAAASVKIEEIIQSLRGQMTIVIATQDTQFASRISDFTAFFSSDEKGTSQMLEFGTTVQIFTKPINSRTSDYVCGRHK; translated from the coding sequence ATGCAGAAAACCGTCTCAGCAATTAACGTCGAAAAATTCAATTTATATTACAATTCAAAACATTTATTGTCTGATGTTTACCTAAGTATTTATGAAAATCAAATCACAGCAATTATTGGCTCACCACATTCTGGAAAGTCAGCATTTTTAAAATCACTTAATCGCCTAATTGAATTAGAAGCAAATATCAAAATAGAAGGAACTATTGAGTTTTTTGGTCAAAATATCTATGGTCGTAGAATTAATTTAAGCCGTCTACGTCGTCAAGTTAGTAGCATATTCCAGACACCCAACATTTTCCCAGTTAGTACTTACGAAAATGTAGCCTATGGTATTAAATTGACAGGGTGGTATCCGAAATCAGAACTAGATCACATCGTTGAATTTGCCATCAAGCGCGCCGGATTATGGGATGATGTCAGGCACCGACTCTATAAATCAGCCTTAGATTTACCAATTCTGCTGCAACAACAGTTATGTATCGCCCGTGCCTTAGCAGTCAAGCCCAAGGTATTATTAATGGATGAACCCTGTGGTTCCTTAGGAGCAGCAGCAAGTGTAAAAATAGAAGAAATTATTCAGAGTTTACGCGGGCAAATGACAATTGTCATAGCTACCCAAGATACTCAATTTGCTTCCCGAATCTCCGATTTTACTGCTTTTTTTAGTAGCGACGAAAAAGGTACATCACAAATGTTAGAATTTGGCACAACTGTACAAATATTCACAAAGCCCATTAATTCACGAACTTCTGATTATGTTTGTGGTCGTCATAAATAA
- the pstC gene encoding phosphate ABC transporter permease subunit PstC produces MKGKTVAKALKRSHNYQDQLSPKLWRNILEKGIEIVLFLAAFSSVATTAGIIGTLLFESVKFFQNVALMKIAVIQGISVEELAANTTVSVGAFFDAVFSFILGTSWAPGFEPPQIGVLPLVSGTIVTTVVALFVAVPLGTIAAIYLSEFARPRVREVVKPALELLAGVPTVVYGYFALLFVTPILQAILPTLGASSMLSAGLVMGVMIIPYISSLSEDAMRSVPNYLREGSYAMGSTRFQTATKVVLPSAISGISAAYILGISRAIGETMIVAIASGGQPNLTLNPMDPGQTMTAYIVEVSKGDVAYGTLDYESIFAVGLTLFLMTLIFNIIGHWLTKRYREVY; encoded by the coding sequence ATGAAAGGGAAGACTGTGGCTAAAGCATTAAAGCGATCGCATAATTACCAAGATCAATTATCTCCCAAATTGTGGCGAAATATCCTCGAAAAAGGGATTGAGATTGTGTTATTTCTCGCTGCATTTTCATCTGTGGCAACCACTGCGGGGATTATTGGGACTTTGCTGTTTGAATCGGTCAAATTCTTCCAAAATGTCGCCCTAATGAAAATAGCTGTGATTCAAGGCATATCTGTAGAGGAATTAGCTGCGAATACCACTGTCTCGGTTGGTGCCTTTTTTGATGCCGTATTTAGCTTTATTTTGGGTACTTCTTGGGCACCTGGTTTTGAACCTCCCCAAATTGGGGTGTTACCATTGGTTTCTGGGACAATCGTGACTACGGTAGTGGCTTTGTTTGTCGCTGTACCTTTGGGAACTATTGCTGCTATATATCTCAGTGAATTTGCTCGTCCTAGGGTGAGGGAAGTAGTCAAACCAGCTTTGGAACTACTGGCTGGTGTACCAACGGTGGTGTATGGTTACTTTGCACTGTTATTTGTGACACCAATATTACAAGCAATTCTACCAACTTTGGGTGCTTCTAGTATGTTGAGTGCAGGTTTAGTGATGGGAGTTATGATTATTCCCTACATTAGCTCACTCAGTGAAGATGCCATGCGCTCTGTACCTAATTATCTGCGAGAAGGTTCCTATGCGATGGGTTCTACCCGATTTCAAACAGCTACAAAGGTAGTGCTACCCTCAGCAATATCGGGAATTAGTGCAGCATATATTTTAGGAATTTCCCGCGCAATTGGGGAGACAATGATAGTAGCGATCGCATCTGGTGGACAACCTAACCTCACTCTCAATCCCATGGATCCCGGACAGACAATGACTGCATACATTGTGGAGGTGAGTAAGGGTGATGTGGCTTATGGAACTTTGGATTATGAAAGTATCTTTGCAGTGGGATTAACTTTGTTTTTGATGACTTTAATTTTTAATATTATCGGTCATTGGTTAACTAAGCGCTATCGAGAAGTTTATTAA
- a CDS encoding PstS family phosphate ABC transporter substrate-binding protein, with the protein MSRFNLKVLGAVASIAATVGVSIPMAMSQNQGIRIDGSSTVFPVSQVAAEGFQRGTGGKVRVTVGVSGTGGGFQKFCRGEIDISNASRPILQKEISACKAAGIKYIEVPIAFDGITVVVNPQNNWAKNLSTAELRKIWEPGAQGKINNWSQVRSGFPNQPLKLFGPGTKSGTFDYFTEAINGKSKQSRPDYSASEDDNALVSGVSRDKNALGYFGYDYYAANKNKLKAVAVNGVLPSEATIKSGQYNPLSRPLFIYVNAKSASKPEVKQFVAFYLNNGANIAKAAKTVPLPGNVYSSALSRFNSGKTGSVFGGKEKVGVTVGQLMGTPRD; encoded by the coding sequence GTGAGTAGATTTAACTTGAAAGTATTGGGTGCGGTAGCATCTATAGCAGCAACAGTCGGTGTTTCAATTCCGATGGCAATGTCGCAAAATCAAGGCATTAGAATCGATGGTTCCAGTACTGTTTTTCCAGTTAGTCAAGTTGCCGCTGAAGGATTTCAAAGAGGAACAGGTGGTAAAGTCCGTGTGACTGTAGGTGTTTCAGGTACTGGTGGTGGGTTCCAAAAGTTTTGCCGTGGTGAGATCGATATCTCTAATGCTTCTCGTCCAATTTTGCAGAAGGAAATTAGTGCTTGTAAAGCTGCTGGAATCAAATATATAGAGGTTCCTATCGCTTTTGATGGAATTACTGTTGTTGTGAATCCCCAAAATAATTGGGCTAAAAATTTATCAACTGCTGAACTTAGAAAAATTTGGGAACCTGGAGCACAGGGTAAGATTAATAACTGGAGTCAGGTTAGAAGTGGATTTCCTAACCAACCATTAAAGTTATTTGGACCTGGTACAAAATCGGGTACATTTGACTACTTTACTGAAGCTATAAATGGTAAATCAAAGCAAAGCCGTCCCGATTATAGTGCTTCTGAAGATGACAATGCACTAGTTAGCGGTGTTTCCCGCGATAAAAATGCTTTGGGTTACTTTGGATATGATTACTACGCTGCTAACAAAAACAAACTTAAAGCTGTGGCAGTAAATGGTGTCTTACCTTCGGAAGCTACCATCAAGAGTGGTCAATACAACCCTCTTTCACGTCCTTTGTTCATCTACGTCAATGCTAAATCTGCTAGTAAACCAGAGGTTAAGCAGTTTGTGGCATTCTACCTGAATAATGGTGCCAATATTGCCAAAGCAGCCAAAACAGTTCCTTTACCTGGTAATGTATACAGTTCTGCTTTAAGTAGATTCAACTCTGGAAAAACTGGTTCTGTATTTGGTGGTAAGGAAAAAGTCGGGGTGACTGTCGGTCAATTGATGGGTACACCAAGAGATTAG
- a CDS encoding MFS transporter yields the protein MALPAGAIADVVDRRKMLLFTQSWMLLVTTLLGASTISPGLFHSNHL from the coding sequence CTGGCTTTACCAGCAGGTGCGATCGCAGATGTCGTGGATCGGCGTAAAATGCTGTTATTTACTCAAAGTTGGATGCTGTTAGTTACGACTTTATTGGGTGCATCAACTATCTCACCGGGATTGTTTCATAGCAATCACCTCTGA
- the pstB gene encoding phosphate ABC transporter ATP-binding protein PstB — MVETSLAKSQLPIKAAVNYLNFYYGGTKHALKDVTMPVCDRKVTALIGPSGCGKTTLLRCFNRMHDLYPGNKYRGEIALEPDGINLLSPKVDPIEVRMRISMVFQRPNPFPKSIYENVAYGLRVRGEKRKMVIDEKIETALRGAALWNEVKDRLQEPGTALSGGQQQRLCIARALATEPEIVLFDEPTSALDPIATDSIEQLINQLKEQVTILIVTHSMQQAARVSDFTAFMYLGELVEFDKTEAIFNNPTQKQTADYISGRFG; from the coding sequence ATGGTAGAAACTAGTTTAGCAAAATCACAATTACCCATCAAAGCAGCGGTAAATTACCTCAACTTTTATTATGGTGGCACTAAACATGCCCTAAAAGATGTCACCATGCCAGTATGCGATCGCAAAGTCACAGCGTTGATTGGTCCATCGGGATGCGGTAAAACTACTCTGTTGCGCTGCTTTAATCGGATGCATGATTTATACCCCGGTAATAAATACCGTGGTGAGATCGCCTTGGAACCTGATGGTATCAACCTTTTAAGTCCGAAAGTAGACCCCATCGAAGTGCGGATGCGGATTAGTATGGTGTTCCAAAGACCTAATCCTTTCCCCAAATCTATTTACGAGAACGTCGCCTACGGGCTGCGAGTACGGGGTGAAAAACGCAAAATGGTAATTGACGAGAAAATCGAGACTGCCCTGCGGGGAGCAGCCCTATGGAACGAAGTCAAAGACCGTTTGCAAGAACCTGGTACCGCCCTTTCTGGAGGTCAACAACAACGGTTATGTATTGCCAGGGCTTTAGCTACGGAGCCAGAAATTGTATTATTTGATGAACCAACTTCTGCCCTTGACCCGATTGCTACCGACAGCATCGAACAATTAATCAACCAATTGAAAGAGCAAGTGACAATTCTCATCGTCACCCACAGTATGCAGCAAGCAGCACGGGTTTCTGATTTTACAGCTTTTATGTATTTGGGTGAATTGGTGGAATTCGATAAAACCGAAGCAATTTTTAATAACCCAACCCAAAAGCAAACCGCAGACTACATCAGCGGACGTTTCGGTTAA
- the pstA gene encoding phosphate ABC transporter permease PstA: MNSPNIQKIRQVIARNKRSDNIFSIIGLLSMGLAILVLLALIFDLFIDGFPRLTGQFFTSFASSDAKQAGILAAWVGTLLVMLVTAFASIPLGVAAGIYLEEYAQKNWFTNLIEINVANLAAVPSIIYGMLGLGVFVYGFKLGQSIIAAGLTLTLLILPIVIVATREALRAVPSSIREAAYACGASKWQTIWDHILKYSFGTILTGIIVALSRAIGETAPLIVVGAVAFIAFLPDSLSSQYTVMPIQMYRWTDVPDTEFQINAAAAGLVLVFMTLAMNAIAIYLRYRLRKHITW; this comes from the coding sequence ATGAATAGTCCAAATATTCAAAAAATTCGCCAAGTTATTGCCCGTAACAAACGTTCTGACAATATTTTTAGCATTATTGGCTTATTGTCGATGGGATTGGCAATCTTAGTATTATTGGCTTTAATTTTCGATTTATTCATAGATGGTTTCCCCCGTTTAACTGGACAATTTTTCACCTCTTTTGCCAGTAGTGATGCCAAACAAGCAGGGATCTTAGCAGCTTGGGTAGGAACCCTATTAGTAATGTTAGTCACTGCATTTGCCTCAATTCCCCTAGGTGTCGCAGCAGGGATTTACTTGGAAGAATATGCCCAGAAAAACTGGTTTACAAATTTAATCGAAATTAATGTGGCAAATTTAGCTGCCGTACCTTCGATTATTTACGGAATGCTGGGTTTGGGTGTCTTTGTCTATGGGTTTAAATTAGGACAAAGTATCATTGCTGCCGGATTGACTTTGACATTGCTAATTTTACCTATAGTAATTGTTGCTACCCGTGAAGCCTTGAGGGCAGTTCCTAGTAGTATTCGGGAAGCAGCTTATGCTTGCGGTGCTTCTAAATGGCAAACGATTTGGGATCACATCCTCAAATACTCATTTGGGACAATTCTCACAGGAATTATAGTTGCTTTATCACGGGCAATTGGCGAAACAGCCCCCCTAATTGTGGTGGGTGCAGTTGCCTTTATCGCCTTTTTACCCGACTCTTTGTCATCGCAGTACACAGTCATGCCAATTCAGATGTATCGCTGGACAGACGTACCTGATACCGAATTCCAAATAAATGCTGCTGCCGCAGGTTTGGTACTAGTATTTATGACTTTAGCAATGAACGCGATCGCTATTTATCTTCGTTACCGTCTCAGGAAGCATATCACATGGTAG